In Gossypium hirsutum isolate 1008001.06 chromosome D06, Gossypium_hirsutum_v2.1, whole genome shotgun sequence, one genomic interval encodes:
- the LOC107902059 gene encoding endoglucanase 25-like, whose translation MYGRDPWGGPLEINATDSATDDDRSRNLQDLDRAALSRPLDETQQSWLLGPGEQKKKKKYVDLGCIIVSRKIFVWTVGTLLVSALLAGLITLIVKTVPRHHHRHSPPDNYTLALHKALMFFNAQRSGKLPKHNNVSWRGNSGLQDGKSDPSVLMKDLVGGYYDAGDAIKFNFPASFSMTMLSWSVIEYSAKYEAAGELNHVKEIIKWGTDYLLKTFNNTADTIDRIAAQVGIGDTSGGSSAPNDHYCWMRPEDIDYPRPVYECHSCSDLAAEMAAALASASIVFKDNKAYSQKLVHGARTLFKFARDQRGRYSAGGSDPALFYNSSSYWDEFVWGGAWLYYATGNSSYLQLATHPKLAKHAGAFWGGPDYGVLSWDNKLAGAQVLLSRLRLFLSPGYPYEEILSTFHNQTSIIMCSFLPVFTSFNRTKGGLIQLNHGRPQPLQYVVNAAFLAALYSDYLDAADTPGWYCGPNFYSTDVLREFAKTQIDYILGKNPRKMSYVVGFGNHYPKHVHHRGASIPKNKIKYNCKGGWKWRDTSKPNPNTLVGAMVAGPDKHDGFRDVRTNYNYTEPTLAGNAGLVAALVALSGDKATGIDKNTIFSAVPPMFPTPPPPPAPWKP comes from the exons ATGTACGGCAGAGATCCGTGGGGAGGTCCCCTGGAGATAAACGCCACTGATTCTGCCACTGACGACGACAGGAGCAGGAATCTGCAGGACCTGGATAGGGCTGCACTCTCTCGCCCCTTGGACGAGACTCAGCAAAGCTGGCTGCTTGGCCCCGGGgagcaaaagaagaagaagaagtacgTCGATCTCGGATGTATCATTGTGAGCCGCAAGATCTTTGTATGGACCGTGGGGACCCTGCTCGTCTCCGCCCTCCTGGCCGGACTCATCACCCTCATCGTCAAGACTGTCCCACGTCATCACCACCGCCACTCTCCGCCCGATAACTACACTCTGGCTCTTCACAAGGCGCTCATGTTCTTTAATGCTCAGCGTT CTGGAAAGCTGCCCAAGCATAATAATGTGTCGTGGAGAGGGAACTCGGGCCTCCAAGATGGCAAATCCGATCCCTCCGTTTTGATGAAAGATCTGGTCGGCGGATATTACGATGCTGGAGATGCTATCAAGTTTAACTTTCCTGCATCCTTTTCAATGACTATGTTGAGCTGGAGTGTCATCGAATACAGTGCTAAATACGAGGCTGCCGGTGAGCTCAATCATGTTAAAGAGATCATCAAATGGGGTACTGATTATCTTCTCAAGACCTTCAACAATACTGCTGATACCATTGACAGGATTGCTGCGCAg GTAGGGATAGGAGATACATCTGGAGGAAGTTCAGCCCCAAATGATCATTATTGCTGGATGCGCCCTGAGGACATTGATTACCCCCGTCCTGTATATGAATGTCATAGTTGCTCCGATCTTGCTGCTGAAATGGCTGCTGCTTTGGCTTCTGCTTCCATCGTTTTCAAAGACAACAAAGCATACTCTCAAAAGCTTGTCCATGGTGCCCGAACACTCTTTAAGTTTGCTAGGGATCAAAGAGGCAGATATAGTGCTGGTGGTTCTGACCCTGCCCTCTTTTATAATTCCTCAAGTTACTGGGATGAGTTTGTTTGGGGTGGAGCCTGGTTATACTATGCCACTGGGAATTCATCCTATCTTCAGTTAGCTACTCATCCTAAACTTGCCAAGCATGCTGGTGCTTTCTGGGGCGGCCCAGATTATGGTGTTCTTAGCTGGGATAATAAGCTTGCCGGTGCTCAG GTGCTTCTGAGCCGATTGAGATTGTTTTTGAGTCCTGGGTATCCATATGAGGAAATATTGAGTACGTTTCATAATCAAACCAGCATAATTATGTGCTCATTCCTTCCAGTTTTCACTAGCTTTAATAGAACAAAAG GAGGTTTGATTCAGTTAAACCATGGAAGGCCTCAGCCACTGCAATACGTAGTCAATGCAGCCTTCTTAGCCGCCCTATATAGTGATTATCTTGATGCTGCTGATACACCTGGATGGTATTGTGGTCCCAATTTCTATTCAACTGATGTCCTGCGTGAATTTGCCAAAACCCAG ATTGATTATATCCTTGGCAAAAATCCTCGAAAAATGAGCTATGTTGTGGGCTTTGGTAACCATTATCCAAAGCATGTTCACCATAGAGGTGCATCTATCCCTAAGAATAAGATCAAATATAACTGTAAAGGGGGATGGAAATGGAGGGATACGTCAAAACCAAACCCCAACACACTTGTGGGAGCCATGGTAGCTGGACCTGACAAGCATGATGGGTTTCGTGATGTTCGCACCAACTACAACTACACGGAGCCAACTCTAGCAGGCAACGCAGGGTTGGTTGCTGCACTCGTGGCATTGTCTGGTGACAAGGCAACCGGGATTGACAAGAATACCATTTTTTCTGCAGTTCCACCAATGTTTCCCACACCACCACCACCTCCGGCACCTTGGAAACCATGA